In Paenarthrobacter sp. GOM3, a single window of DNA contains:
- the mmsB gene encoding multiple monosaccharide ABC transporter permease has protein sequence MSALRESLGFLTSRLRQVGIFVALILIVILFQVLTNGILLEPQNVTNLVVQNSYILILAIGMVMVIIAGHIDLSVGSIAGFIGAVAGVMIVHWGWAWWLAIPACLLVGALVGAWQGYWIAYVGIPAFIVTLAGMLIFRGLTLITLKNQQITPFPSELRALGGGFLPDISGGTSVLEWLTVILGVGGTAAILFQALKERRVRRKFNLENEPMAWFAVKNGFIAVLMLIITFLLASYRGTPIVLIVLAVLVILYSALMNNSIFGRHTYAIGGNLHAAELSGIKTKKVTFRLFVNMGVLAALAGLVFTARLNSAQPAGGTGFELDSIAAAFIGGAAVQGGIGTVAGAMIGGLIMGVLNNGMSILGLGTDYQQLIKGLVLLLAVGFDIFNKNRTGAGGGSGMGRRFKWKTTPPATEAAPAPKAEPVGVDAK, from the coding sequence ATGTCCGCCCTACGAGAATCCCTTGGCTTCCTTACAAGCCGCCTCCGCCAGGTTGGCATCTTCGTCGCCCTGATCCTCATCGTCATCCTCTTCCAGGTCCTGACCAACGGCATCCTGCTGGAACCGCAGAACGTCACCAACCTGGTAGTACAAAACAGCTACATCCTGATCCTCGCCATTGGCATGGTGATGGTCATCATCGCCGGCCACATTGACCTTTCCGTGGGGTCCATCGCCGGCTTCATCGGTGCCGTTGCCGGCGTGATGATCGTGCACTGGGGCTGGGCGTGGTGGCTTGCCATCCCCGCTTGCCTCCTCGTGGGTGCACTGGTGGGAGCATGGCAGGGTTACTGGATCGCCTACGTGGGCATCCCGGCCTTCATCGTCACCCTGGCAGGCATGCTGATCTTCCGTGGCCTGACCCTGATCACCCTGAAGAACCAGCAGATCACCCCGTTCCCCAGCGAATTGCGGGCCCTCGGCGGTGGCTTCCTCCCGGACATTTCCGGCGGCACGTCCGTCCTTGAATGGTTGACGGTCATCCTGGGCGTCGGCGGTACGGCAGCCATCCTGTTCCAGGCCCTGAAGGAACGCCGGGTGCGCCGCAAGTTCAACCTGGAAAATGAGCCGATGGCCTGGTTTGCCGTCAAGAACGGGTTCATCGCAGTGCTGATGCTCATCATCACCTTCCTGCTGGCCAGCTACCGCGGAACCCCGATCGTCCTGATTGTGCTGGCAGTCCTGGTGATCCTCTACTCGGCGCTGATGAACAACAGCATTTTCGGGCGGCACACCTACGCGATCGGTGGCAACCTGCACGCAGCCGAACTCTCCGGCATCAAAACCAAAAAGGTCACCTTCCGGCTCTTCGTCAACATGGGCGTCCTCGCCGCCCTGGCCGGCCTAGTGTTCACCGCACGCCTGAACTCAGCACAACCTGCAGGCGGCACCGGCTTCGAACTCGACTCCATCGCTGCAGCGTTCATTGGCGGGGCGGCAGTCCAGGGCGGTATCGGAACCGTGGCCGGAGCCATGATCGGCGGCCTGATCATGGGCGTCCTCAACAACGGCATGTCCATCCTTGGCCTTGGCACGGACTACCAGCAGCTCATCAAGGGCCTGGTGCTCCTGCTCGCCGTCGGTTTCGACATCTTCAACAAGAACCGGACCGGGGCCGGTGGAGGCTCCGGCATGGGCCGTCGCTTCAAATGGAAGACCACGCCCCCGGCCACCGAAGCTGCTCCGGCGCCCAAGGCCGAACCGGTCGGTGTCGACGCCAAATAG
- the manD gene encoding D-mannonate dehydratase ManD gives MKIIAAEVFVTSPSRNFVTLRITTEDGVTGIGDATLNGRELAVAAYLKEHVAQLLIGKDPHRIEDTWQFLYRSSYWRRGPVTMAAIAAVDMALWDIKGKVAGLPVYQLLGGASRNGLRAYGHASGADIPSLFDSVREHLELGYKSIRIQTAIPGIKAVYGVAAQAQASGERYDYEPAGRGTFPLEEDWDTRAYLRHLPTVFEAVRNEFGPEIPLLHDGHHRMTPIQAAKLGKALEPYDLFWLEDCTPAENQEGLRVVRQHTTTPLAIGEIFNTVWDFQTLIKEQLIDYVRAASTHFGGISPLKKVMDFAAQYQIKSGFHGPTDISPVGFAAQLHVGLAIHNYGIQEYMQHSDKTNEVFQQSMTFKDGYLHPGDEPGIGVEFNEEAAAAFPYQQAYLPYNRLVDGTVHDW, from the coding sequence ATGAAAATCATCGCCGCTGAAGTCTTCGTGACCAGCCCGTCCCGCAACTTTGTCACCCTGCGCATCACCACGGAGGACGGTGTGACGGGCATCGGCGACGCCACCCTCAATGGCCGCGAACTCGCCGTCGCCGCGTACCTCAAGGAACACGTAGCGCAGCTGCTCATCGGCAAGGATCCGCACCGGATCGAGGACACCTGGCAGTTCCTTTACCGCAGCTCCTACTGGCGCCGGGGCCCGGTCACCATGGCGGCCATTGCCGCCGTCGACATGGCTTTGTGGGACATCAAGGGCAAGGTGGCCGGACTGCCGGTCTACCAACTGCTGGGCGGCGCATCGCGCAACGGGCTCCGTGCCTACGGCCACGCCTCCGGGGCGGACATCCCGTCGCTGTTTGATTCCGTCCGTGAGCATCTTGAACTGGGCTATAAGTCCATCCGGATCCAGACCGCCATTCCCGGCATCAAGGCCGTGTACGGTGTTGCCGCGCAGGCCCAGGCATCGGGTGAGCGCTACGACTACGAGCCCGCCGGGCGGGGTACTTTCCCGCTCGAAGAGGACTGGGACACCCGTGCTTACCTCCGCCACCTGCCCACCGTGTTCGAAGCCGTACGCAATGAGTTCGGCCCGGAAATCCCGCTGTTGCACGACGGCCACCACCGCATGACTCCCATCCAGGCGGCCAAACTCGGCAAGGCGCTGGAACCATACGACCTCTTCTGGCTGGAGGATTGCACTCCGGCTGAAAACCAGGAGGGCCTGCGCGTGGTCCGCCAGCACACCACCACCCCTTTGGCCATTGGCGAGATCTTCAATACCGTGTGGGACTTCCAGACCCTCATCAAGGAACAGCTGATCGATTACGTCCGAGCAGCCTCCACCCACTTCGGCGGTATCTCCCCGCTGAAGAAGGTCATGGACTTCGCCGCGCAGTACCAGATCAAGTCCGGCTTCCACGGCCCCACGGACATCTCCCCGGTGGGCTTCGCCGCCCAGTTGCACGTTGGCCTGGCCATCCACAACTACGGCATCCAGGAATACATGCAGCACTCGGACAAGACCAACGAGGTATTCCAGCAGTCCATGACCTTCAAGGACGGCTACCTGCACCCCGGTGACGAGCCGGGCATCGGCGTCGAATTCAACGAGGAAGCCGCCGCGGCGTTCCCGTACCAGCAGGCCTACCTGCCCTACAACCGCCTCGTCGACGGCACCGTGCATGACTGGTAA
- the pyrE gene encoding orotate phosphoribosyltransferase, translating to MTSTPDTAAARARLLELIKELAVVRGKVILSSGKEADYYIDLRRITLHHEASKLVGQVMLAMIDDAGVAVECAGGLTMGADPVGTAVMHAAADAGRALDAFVVRKAQKSYGMGRQVEGPSVEGRNVVVLEDTSTTGGSALTAVEGVRKAGGNVVAVAVIVDRNTGAKEKIEAETGVPYLFAFGKDELGLD from the coding sequence ATGACTTCCACGCCTGACACTGCCGCTGCCCGTGCCCGCCTTCTTGAACTCATCAAAGAGCTGGCGGTTGTCCGCGGCAAAGTGATCCTTTCCAGCGGAAAGGAAGCCGACTACTACATCGACCTGCGCCGCATCACCCTCCACCACGAAGCCTCCAAACTGGTGGGACAGGTCATGTTGGCGATGATCGACGACGCCGGCGTGGCAGTTGAGTGCGCTGGCGGGCTCACCATGGGTGCCGACCCCGTCGGTACCGCCGTCATGCACGCCGCCGCAGACGCCGGCCGCGCCCTGGACGCCTTCGTGGTCCGCAAGGCACAGAAGTCCTACGGCATGGGCCGCCAGGTGGAAGGACCCTCGGTTGAGGGACGCAACGTCGTTGTCCTCGAAGACACGTCCACCACGGGCGGGTCCGCACTGACCGCCGTCGAGGGTGTCCGGAAGGCAGGCGGCAACGTTGTAGCCGTCGCTGTGATCGTGGACCGCAATACCGGTGCCAAGGAGAAAATCGAAGCCGAAACCGGCGTGCCGTACCTCTTCGCTTTCGGCAAGGACGAGCTCGGTCTCGACTAA
- the chvE gene encoding multiple monosaccharide ABC transporter substrate-binding protein, translated as MLPREESNVRLKKLLGAVAVVLTLTVGATGCGSRGGSAESSSTAKPADSLVGISMPTQTSERWIADGANVEKSLKDLGYKTDLQFANDDIPTQVSQIENMLTKGAKALIIAAIDGTTLTDVLAKAKEQNVKVIAYDRLINGTPNVDYYTTFDNYTVGVQQATSLLTGLGLVDASGKKVEGKGPFNVELFAGSPDDNNANFFWTGAMDTLKPYLDAGTLKVPSGQTKFEQAAILRWQAPVAQKRMEDILTSAYSSGTKLNGVLSPYDGLSIGIISALTSTGGYSTGSLPVVTGQDAEKGSVKSIIAGEQYSTIFKDTRQLGAQAVKMVDAVLKGTEPETNDTKTYNNKVKVVPAFLLKSVIITKDNFQKELIDSGYYKESDVK; from the coding sequence ATGCTGCCGCGGGAGGAGAGCAACGTGAGATTGAAGAAACTCCTGGGCGCCGTAGCGGTTGTCCTCACCTTGACCGTGGGAGCCACGGGCTGCGGCAGCCGTGGAGGCAGTGCCGAATCCAGCAGCACCGCGAAACCCGCCGATTCGCTGGTGGGCATTTCGATGCCGACGCAGACGTCTGAGCGCTGGATCGCTGACGGTGCCAACGTTGAGAAGTCCTTGAAGGACCTCGGGTACAAGACCGACCTTCAGTTCGCCAACGATGACATTCCCACGCAGGTTTCCCAGATCGAGAACATGCTGACGAAGGGTGCCAAGGCACTCATCATCGCCGCGATCGATGGCACCACCCTGACCGATGTCCTGGCCAAGGCCAAGGAGCAGAACGTCAAGGTCATCGCTTACGACCGCCTCATCAACGGGACACCGAACGTGGACTACTACACCACCTTCGACAACTACACCGTGGGCGTCCAGCAGGCTACCTCGCTGCTGACCGGCCTGGGTCTTGTTGACGCAAGCGGCAAGAAGGTTGAAGGCAAGGGCCCGTTCAACGTTGAGCTCTTCGCCGGCAGCCCGGATGACAACAACGCCAACTTCTTCTGGACTGGCGCCATGGACACCCTCAAACCCTACCTGGATGCAGGTACGTTGAAGGTTCCCAGTGGCCAGACCAAGTTCGAGCAGGCAGCCATCCTCCGCTGGCAGGCACCCGTAGCCCAGAAGCGCATGGAAGACATCCTCACCTCCGCGTACAGCTCGGGCACCAAGCTCAACGGTGTGCTGTCCCCGTACGACGGCCTGTCCATCGGCATCATCTCCGCACTGACCAGCACCGGCGGCTACTCCACCGGAAGCCTGCCCGTAGTGACGGGCCAGGACGCAGAAAAGGGCTCAGTGAAGTCCATCATCGCCGGTGAGCAGTACTCCACGATCTTCAAGGACACCCGCCAGCTCGGCGCACAGGCCGTGAAGATGGTTGACGCGGTCCTCAAGGGAACCGAGCCGGAAACCAACGACACCAAGACCTACAACAACAAGGTCAAGGTTGTCCCGGCCTTCCTCCTGAAGTCCGTCATCATCACCAAGGACAACTTCCAGAAGGAACTCATCGACTCGGGTTACTACAAGGAATCCGACGTCAAGTAG
- a CDS encoding thioesterase domain-containing protein, with product MDVQVGKLPALPEVNEDLPTPVAPQPEKVEDPGSWARILPYAARLKKTSRRNFLVTAGVSAALAGDMLFTRRVQAERRATKILRVPDSYSDLYFPKASWILFPGYKTSWEEAQWILNSLRPALHQRGRLAAIGYSNLGLDVDEIVRELILHVRELGLEKLYFYGHSFGGMLATQVAARLLELHGVETQLIVLDSSPFSRADVLDQSWFDGVVFLYENGFRIPSVLRGGYELGERVAHKDERTWRQILDQTMEQLSPIAPSSVLIQTESAYIYHFDGLRFAGKIGGTRMAFLGNSDDGTVNYESARAGWSKVFGANMALPTLSTEGARPAHASPQWNGGLYRPLLEQVQNELEPLPPEPEIPSYKEPNGKVIRPA from the coding sequence GTGGACGTTCAAGTAGGGAAGCTCCCGGCGCTGCCGGAGGTGAACGAAGACCTCCCGACGCCGGTGGCTCCGCAGCCGGAGAAAGTCGAGGATCCGGGCTCCTGGGCCCGGATCCTGCCTTACGCTGCGCGGCTCAAGAAGACGTCCCGCCGAAACTTCCTTGTGACGGCCGGGGTATCCGCCGCGCTCGCCGGGGACATGCTCTTTACCCGGCGTGTGCAGGCTGAGCGTCGGGCCACCAAGATCCTCCGCGTCCCCGATTCCTACTCGGACCTGTATTTCCCGAAGGCCAGCTGGATCCTCTTCCCTGGGTACAAGACCAGTTGGGAAGAGGCCCAATGGATCCTCAACTCGCTCCGCCCCGCACTTCACCAGCGCGGCCGGCTCGCGGCGATCGGATACTCCAACCTGGGACTGGACGTGGACGAGATCGTCCGCGAACTCATCCTCCATGTCCGCGAGCTCGGGCTGGAGAAGCTGTACTTCTATGGACACAGTTTCGGCGGCATGCTCGCCACCCAGGTTGCCGCCCGGCTGCTGGAGCTGCACGGCGTGGAAACTCAGCTGATCGTCCTGGATTCGAGCCCCTTCAGCCGTGCCGACGTGCTGGACCAGAGTTGGTTCGACGGTGTGGTGTTTCTTTACGAGAATGGCTTCCGCATTCCGTCGGTCCTGCGTGGTGGCTACGAATTGGGGGAACGCGTGGCCCACAAGGACGAACGGACTTGGCGGCAGATCCTTGACCAAACCATGGAACAATTGTCGCCGATCGCCCCGTCCAGCGTTCTTATCCAGACGGAGTCGGCCTATATTTACCACTTTGACGGGCTGCGGTTCGCGGGCAAGATCGGTGGAACCCGGATGGCTTTCCTGGGCAACTCCGACGATGGCACCGTGAACTACGAGTCGGCGCGTGCTGGCTGGAGCAAAGTGTTCGGAGCCAACATGGCACTGCCGACGCTCAGCACCGAGGGTGCACGGCCCGCGCACGCCAGCCCGCAATGGAACGGCGGCCTCTACCGGCCATTGCTGGAGCAAGTCCAGAACGAACTCGAGCCGCTGCCTCCTGAACCCGAGATACCGTCCTACAAGGAACCGAACGGCAAAGTCATCAGGCCCGCCTAG
- a CDS encoding LacI family DNA-binding transcriptional regulator, which produces MGDVARMAGVSHQTVSRVLNNHPNVSSKTKERVESAIANLGYRRNTAARSLVTRRSRTIGVLACETGQFGPANTLLGVEQAGREAGYFVSIANLREVTSESINDAIAHFRNQSVDGIVILVPHPDVLAVMRDVSVPVPIVAAGSGAETPLAGASLDQRMGARLAVEHLIGLGHRRIAHISGPPHWIDAAERIKGWQEALGSAGLDAAVLLQGGWDAASGYRAGLDLVEHRTVTAVFVANDQMAVGVLRAVQEAGLRVPGDISVVGYDDQPEAEFFMPPLTTVKQDFEELGRRCMEAVLEQLGGESGSEAQIVSPRLVVRSTTAAPGPDTKPGPDVDLAPSPLN; this is translated from the coding sequence ATGGGCGACGTTGCCAGGATGGCCGGCGTCTCGCACCAAACCGTCTCCCGGGTCCTGAACAACCACCCCAACGTCAGCAGCAAGACCAAGGAACGCGTGGAATCCGCCATCGCGAACCTTGGCTACCGCCGCAACACGGCCGCGCGCAGCCTGGTCACCAGACGGTCCCGGACCATCGGAGTCCTGGCCTGCGAAACGGGCCAGTTCGGGCCCGCGAATACCCTCCTCGGAGTGGAGCAGGCCGGCAGGGAAGCGGGCTACTTCGTGAGCATCGCCAATCTCCGGGAGGTGACCAGCGAGAGCATCAACGACGCCATCGCACACTTCCGTAACCAATCCGTGGACGGCATAGTCATCCTGGTTCCGCACCCCGATGTCCTAGCGGTCATGCGCGACGTGTCGGTGCCCGTTCCGATTGTGGCGGCGGGCTCCGGCGCCGAAACCCCACTGGCTGGAGCTTCCCTCGATCAGCGCATGGGCGCCCGCCTGGCCGTTGAGCACCTGATCGGGCTGGGGCATCGTCGTATTGCGCACATCTCCGGACCGCCACACTGGATCGACGCCGCCGAACGCATCAAGGGATGGCAGGAAGCCCTTGGTAGTGCCGGCCTGGACGCCGCTGTGCTTCTCCAAGGCGGATGGGACGCTGCCTCGGGCTACCGCGCAGGCCTGGACTTGGTGGAACACCGCACGGTCACTGCCGTGTTCGTCGCCAACGACCAAATGGCGGTGGGTGTCCTCCGTGCAGTCCAGGAGGCCGGGCTTCGGGTACCCGGCGACATCAGCGTAGTGGGCTACGACGACCAGCCAGAGGCTGAGTTCTTCATGCCACCACTGACCACCGTCAAGCAGGACTTTGAAGAACTCGGCAGACGATGCATGGAGGCTGTGCTGGAACAGCTCGGCGGCGAAAGCGGCAGCGAAGCGCAAATCGTCAGCCCCCGGCTGGTGGTCCGTTCCACAACAGCTGCCCCGGGCCCCGACACCAAGCCGGGCCCCGACGTCGACCTGGCTCCGTCCCCACTAAACTAG
- the uxaC gene encoding glucuronate isomerase — protein MSQSLATHPDRLLPADPGTRSIARALLERVQDLPIISPHGHVDAAVIEQNTPFPDPAALLVTPDHYVTRLIHASGVPLDALQPQAGARNVWRTFCQAWPLFDGTASGYWLRTQFESVFGWQGELSAESADASFDAISAKLAEPGFRPRELFKDFNIEVLATTDDPLDSLDSHRALAADPSFHGRVVPTFRPDAYINIAHPEWAANVERLISETSDGGTGYRGYVTALENRRRYFVDHGAVSADHGVRTPATLKLDLAEAEALFNKARSGQATAQDRDAFEAHMMYQMARMSVEDGLVMTIHPGSYRNHHQPTFQAFGADTGHDIPVATNYTEAVRPLLQDFGTAKDFHLVLFTLDETVFSRELAPLAGFYPSVYIGAPWWFLDAPDAMLRFRSAVTETAGFSRSSGFIDDTRAFCSIPARHDASRRIEASFLARLVAEHRISEDRAHELIVDVVDSSPRRVFKL, from the coding sequence ATGTCCCAGTCCCTCGCCACCCACCCCGACCGCCTGCTTCCGGCGGATCCGGGGACGCGCAGCATCGCACGTGCCTTGCTGGAACGCGTCCAGGACCTGCCCATCATTTCGCCGCATGGCCACGTGGACGCGGCGGTGATTGAGCAAAACACGCCCTTCCCTGACCCTGCGGCGTTGCTGGTCACACCGGACCATTACGTCACCCGGCTGATCCACGCTTCCGGCGTTCCGTTGGACGCGCTTCAGCCGCAAGCGGGGGCGCGCAACGTCTGGCGAACCTTTTGCCAGGCGTGGCCATTGTTCGATGGCACCGCGTCCGGGTACTGGCTGCGCACCCAGTTCGAGTCGGTGTTCGGGTGGCAGGGGGAACTATCCGCGGAGTCAGCGGACGCCAGCTTCGATGCCATTTCGGCCAAGCTTGCGGAGCCGGGCTTCCGACCGAGGGAGCTCTTCAAGGACTTCAACATTGAGGTCCTCGCCACCACGGATGATCCTTTGGACAGTTTGGACAGCCACCGCGCGCTGGCCGCTGACCCGTCATTCCACGGCAGGGTGGTGCCCACCTTCCGTCCCGACGCGTACATCAACATCGCGCACCCGGAGTGGGCGGCCAACGTCGAACGGCTTATCTCTGAAACGTCCGACGGCGGCACGGGCTACCGGGGGTACGTCACCGCATTGGAGAACCGCCGCCGGTACTTCGTGGACCACGGGGCCGTGTCCGCAGACCATGGCGTGAGGACCCCGGCGACCCTGAAACTGGACCTGGCCGAGGCAGAGGCCCTGTTCAACAAGGCCCGGTCCGGCCAAGCAACGGCCCAGGACCGTGACGCGTTCGAGGCACACATGATGTACCAGATGGCGCGGATGTCCGTTGAAGACGGGCTGGTGATGACCATCCATCCGGGTTCCTATCGCAACCACCATCAGCCCACCTTCCAAGCCTTCGGAGCTGACACCGGCCACGACATTCCCGTGGCCACGAACTACACCGAGGCAGTCCGGCCGTTGCTGCAGGATTTCGGCACCGCCAAGGACTTCCACCTGGTGCTGTTCACTCTCGATGAGACAGTCTTCTCACGGGAACTGGCGCCGCTTGCCGGTTTCTACCCTTCCGTCTACATCGGCGCCCCATGGTGGTTCCTGGACGCCCCGGATGCCATGCTCCGTTTCCGTTCCGCCGTCACCGAAACCGCCGGTTTCTCCCGGTCTTCGGGATTCATCGATGACACCCGGGCCTTCTGCTCCATCCCGGCACGCCACGACGCATCCCGCCGGATCGAAGCCTCGTTCCTTGCGCGGCTTGTTGCCGAGCACCGCATCAGCGAGGACCGCGCGCATGAGCTGATTGTCGACGTCGTCGATTCTTCGCCGCGAAGGGTTTTCAAACTGTGA
- the mmsA gene encoding multiple monosaccharide ABC transporter ATP-binding protein yields the protein MNVPILQMRGITKTFPGVKALQDVTLDVNRGEVHAICGENGAGKSTLMKVLSGVYAHNTFDGDILFENEPCDFSSITDSEKRGIVIIHQELALSPYLSIAENIYLGNELANNGWVDWRKTNLEAAKLLARVGLSENPVTPIQHISVGKQQLVEIAKALSKEVKLLILDEPTAALNDEDSDHLLDLILHLKGQGVTSIIISHKLNEIRKVADAVTIIRDGKSIETLRLDQGQITQERIIRGMVGRDLESLYPERTPKIGEEVLRIEDWTVQHPQDHSRMVVNNANLSVRKGEVVGLAGLMGAGRTELAMSVFGRTYGRAVSGKVYKYGKEINTSTVSDAIDNGIAYATEDRKHYGLNLIEDIKRNISMASLGKLAKRGWVDGNKETTVANQYRKSMNIKAPSVAAITGKLSGGNQQKVVLSKWMFSDPDVLILDEPTRGIDVGAKFEIYTIIAELAAAGKAVIVISSELPELLGICDRIYTLSAGHITGEVPIAEATQETLMHYMTKEKE from the coding sequence ATGAACGTACCCATTCTTCAAATGCGAGGAATCACCAAGACCTTCCCCGGGGTGAAAGCCCTTCAGGACGTCACCCTGGACGTCAACAGAGGTGAAGTCCACGCCATCTGTGGTGAGAACGGAGCCGGGAAGTCCACCCTCATGAAAGTGCTGTCCGGCGTCTACGCCCACAACACTTTCGACGGCGACATCCTCTTCGAGAACGAACCCTGCGATTTCTCCAGCATCACGGACAGCGAGAAGCGCGGCATCGTGATCATCCACCAGGAACTGGCCCTGAGCCCCTACCTCTCCATCGCAGAGAACATCTACCTCGGCAACGAGTTGGCCAACAACGGCTGGGTGGACTGGCGTAAAACCAACCTGGAAGCCGCAAAGCTGCTGGCCCGGGTAGGCCTCAGCGAAAACCCGGTTACCCCCATCCAGCACATCAGCGTTGGCAAGCAGCAGCTGGTTGAAATTGCCAAGGCGCTCTCCAAAGAGGTGAAGCTCCTCATCCTGGACGAGCCCACGGCGGCCCTGAACGATGAAGACTCGGACCACCTGCTGGACCTTATCCTGCACCTCAAGGGCCAGGGCGTCACCAGCATCATCATCAGCCACAAACTCAACGAAATCCGCAAGGTTGCCGACGCGGTCACCATCATCCGCGACGGCAAGTCCATCGAAACCCTGCGGCTCGACCAAGGCCAGATCACCCAGGAACGCATCATCCGGGGAATGGTGGGCCGCGACCTCGAAAGCCTCTATCCGGAACGGACTCCCAAGATCGGTGAGGAAGTCCTCCGTATTGAAGACTGGACTGTCCAGCACCCGCAGGACCACTCCCGCATGGTGGTCAACAACGCCAACCTAAGTGTCCGCAAGGGCGAGGTTGTTGGCTTGGCGGGACTCATGGGAGCAGGCCGAACAGAACTGGCCATGAGCGTCTTCGGCCGAACCTATGGCCGCGCCGTTTCGGGCAAGGTTTACAAGTACGGCAAGGAAATCAACACTTCCACGGTGTCCGACGCCATCGACAACGGTATTGCCTACGCCACCGAGGACCGGAAGCACTACGGTCTGAACCTGATCGAGGACATCAAGCGGAACATTTCCATGGCGTCGCTGGGCAAGCTCGCCAAGCGAGGCTGGGTGGACGGCAACAAAGAAACCACGGTAGCCAACCAGTACCGGAAAAGCATGAACATCAAAGCGCCTTCCGTTGCGGCCATCACGGGCAAGCTCTCGGGCGGCAACCAGCAGAAGGTGGTGCTGAGCAAATGGATGTTCTCGGACCCGGACGTCCTGATCCTGGACGAACCCACCCGCGGCATCGACGTCGGCGCCAAGTTCGAGATCTACACGATCATTGCCGAGCTTGCAGCGGCGGGCAAAGCCGTCATTGTGATCTCATCTGAGCTTCCGGAGCTCCTGGGCATCTGCGACAGGATCTACACGCTGTCGGCAGGCCACATCACCGGCGAAGTCCCCATCGCCGAAGCCACCCAGGAAACCCTCATGCACTACATGACCAAAGAGAAGGAATAG
- a CDS encoding mannitol dehydrogenase family protein: protein MSDHQSPRLDRSTAFAGQPAPPVRMVHLGLGAFHRSHQAWYTHHAGDAADWGIAAFTGRRPTAAEILAAQDGVFTVVERSGAGDSFEAIGSIVEAVDGADVGRLAELLAAPTTAVVTLTITEVAYAAIGDETPLARLVTALAARKDADAGPIAVVSCDNLAENGTVARKAVQAIADAADPALGQWIRANVSFVGTSVDRITPRTTPEDVLEVAEQCGYRDEAVVVAEPFHNWILSGDFPGGRPRWEDAGAVFVDDIEPYENRKLWLLNGAHSILAYSGLVRGHATVAEALADDLCRAAVEAFWDEASRHLSGESLDIPGYRQALLERFGNSRIAHHLTQIAMDGTTKLRMRSVPVLTAERAQGRSGSGAARMIAAWVAYVSATEECQDPLAHEIKTAKTHDGEHRTAALLALVSPGLAEDSALVSLIHGQQEAISAARTHA from the coding sequence GTGAGTGACCACCAGAGCCCGCGGCTGGACCGGAGCACCGCGTTTGCCGGCCAGCCTGCACCGCCGGTCCGGATGGTGCACCTGGGCCTGGGTGCGTTTCACCGCTCACACCAGGCCTGGTACACCCACCATGCCGGGGACGCTGCCGATTGGGGCATCGCCGCCTTCACCGGGCGCCGGCCCACCGCCGCGGAAATTCTTGCAGCCCAAGACGGCGTGTTCACTGTGGTGGAGCGGTCGGGTGCCGGAGACAGCTTCGAGGCAATCGGCAGCATTGTTGAAGCCGTCGATGGCGCCGACGTCGGCCGGTTGGCGGAGCTCCTGGCTGCACCGACCACCGCCGTGGTCACGCTGACCATCACCGAAGTCGCCTACGCGGCCATCGGCGACGAAACCCCGCTGGCACGCCTGGTAACGGCGCTCGCGGCCCGCAAGGACGCCGACGCGGGCCCGATCGCCGTCGTCAGTTGCGACAATCTCGCGGAGAACGGAACGGTTGCACGGAAGGCCGTACAGGCTATTGCGGATGCGGCGGACCCGGCCCTGGGTCAATGGATCCGCGCCAATGTGAGTTTCGTGGGCACCTCAGTGGACCGGATTACGCCACGGACCACTCCGGAGGACGTCCTGGAAGTGGCTGAACAGTGCGGGTACCGGGACGAGGCCGTCGTAGTAGCCGAACCCTTCCACAACTGGATCCTGAGCGGCGACTTTCCTGGCGGGCGTCCCCGGTGGGAAGATGCCGGCGCCGTTTTCGTGGACGACATCGAGCCCTACGAGAACCGCAAACTCTGGCTTCTGAACGGAGCGCACTCCATCCTCGCCTACTCCGGCCTGGTCCGGGGCCATGCGACCGTGGCCGAAGCTCTGGCCGACGACCTCTGCAGGGCCGCCGTGGAGGCTTTTTGGGATGAAGCGTCCCGCCATCTGAGTGGCGAAAGCCTGGATATTCCGGGGTACCGGCAGGCGTTGCTCGAACGGTTCGGCAATTCGAGGATCGCACACCATCTGACCCAGATTGCCATGGATGGAACCACGAAGCTGCGCATGCGCTCCGTCCCGGTCCTGACCGCCGAACGCGCACAGGGCCGATCCGGGAGCGGCGCCGCCCGCATGATCGCGGCGTGGGTCGCGTACGTGTCCGCGACGGAAGAATGCCAGGACCCCCTGGCCCACGAGATCAAAACCGCAAAAACGCACGACGGCGAACACCGCACCGCTGCGCTGTTGGCGCTCGTCAGTCCCGGGCTGGCGGAGGACAGCGCTTTGGTTTCCCTGATTCATGGGCAGCAAGAGGCCATCTCTGCTGCCCGCACCCACGCATAG